In a genomic window of Oncorhynchus keta strain PuntledgeMale-10-30-2019 chromosome 26, Oket_V2, whole genome shotgun sequence:
- the LOC118358719 gene encoding collectrin-like — protein MLVRILVLLYLVGAPALAQTLCQPNASNGYRVRISIKTALGNQAYEWNENEMFLFRATMAFAMRRYYKTETYNVDNIIVCNQTLRVSFWFVVISPENPTMLIPKADVEKAVSMSRHRINNAFLLTDRTLEFLGIQPKLAEPVNPDTPPWLIVFGVVIGAVFAGIITLLVSSLLQKRRKEKGMMEDGQDEEDRQMKGVENGNVLDGIYNRGLTDDDRFTKL, from the exons ATGTTGGTGAGGATCCTGGTTCTGCTCTACCTGGTGGGGGCACCAGCCCTCGCACAAACCCTCTGCCAGCCTA ATGCATCAAATGGCTACAGAGTGCGAATCAGCATCAAAACTGCTTTGGGAAATCAGGCC TATGAATGGAATGAGAATGAAATGTTCCTTTTCCGAGCAACTATGGCCTTTGCCATGAGGCGGTACTACAAAACAGAAACTTACAA TGTCGACAACATTATCGTGTGTAATCAGACTCTGAGGGTGTCCTTCTGGTTTGTGGTGATATCACCAGAAAACCCCACCATGCTTATTCCTAAGGCAGATGTGGAGAAAGCTGTGAG CATGTCAAGGCATCGCATCAACAACGCCTTCCTCCTGACAGATAGGACTCTGGAGTTTCTGGGCATCCAACCCAAACTGGCAGAGCCAGTCAACCCTGACACCCCTCCCTGGCTCATCGTGTTTGGAGTGGTCATAGGGGCTGTGTTTGCTGGAATCATCACCCTGCTCGTATCCTCTCTGCTTCAAAAGAGACG GAAAGAGAAAGGGATGATGGAGGATGGACAGGATGAAGAGGACAGGCAGATGAAAGGAGTGGAGAATGGCAACGTCCTGGACGGCATCTACAACAGAGGACTCACAGATGACGATCGCTTCACAAAGCTGTAA